In Leishmania mexicana MHOM/GT/2001/U1103 complete genome, chromosome 13, the following proteins share a genomic window:
- a CDS encoding putative kinesin, with amino-acid sequence MSSASCSSHGSRRRSTSSTRHHRRLEDTRSPSLEGSRATIAATVSHTSASAPDRAACYGDIFVVDVASGDHFHITVALRGPFHPLTSVTHGALQRTVRNLLLASPNTHTGDSTVQSHPLLLLLLDGVPLDDSDAVTLPNGAVVEVHRGSADSPPRSVALPSEQGMPLPSTSAVSAASARLSALEAVNSDPTEEEKLWRTQATPTATTVPSPRGAGGAPSNVGLRSDVDNVAGTRDSASSYALVRTSGTATTSKSRPRCAVTLLSAFHASAHEDKLVSRQRIPSSWLPSRHGGVGVSARLSEEETTSASRQVSSLHTVKDTQRPWHRRTTTYSPISGHPHVHEGDAAVRGETASAAGARTPSSASSMLTPHLSAAFTSPAFSQDSLAATEEPLTHRRHAPPSLPRASAADDRSSSTSLCPRRAAPSAEPRPTSSASDLVPVALQNTAASDRGSQAVPASVLPAPPTDHPQLQTSAPLPSSPPLQLTAQEIYDTQRSSIAAAAAAEQRRLLTRLQQRCRVLEEEKKALLTARLGALRAQESAGLLRALREAQEETAAVEVDAVRARLGEHREDLLSHWLRVLQFHKDTHYAMPSALLRELEDEGEALTLHCLSSIAGYHTQKARLQALQRQRVLKEAEVARLRWEAQVRQCTAEEQRGCLRVVARLRPPNERSWLPASVLASAEAGELDGGYGVRVLEGSPDPARGTQQVIAPVPCVVEVTDPPRDLRRRYALWAAYNAANAGSQQRLFEDQLQPLLEHMCRTGQNVAVLAFGAVGSGKTFALFGSRAAQLPPQSVRTASKGVLPPQPHGVGGESASAGVLSDFDLSSSRSHSEGDDVGRMPNGVTTVGAPGRRGITRCLDPADAAREAQVLEFLAETEAAKRRQRSAERHAREECGWRERAGIEEGDGLLPRAVAWLTAHLRSESPHGKASGPVVKSIVFSMYEVYNDHVYDLLPTPPPSAAGTTEPGSKASWAAWPRWNAGWLPAPHIKNSNPGNLTELQLELLPPSTDRRGAVRDGSATVSHLPAQQPEQPQWRVKASEMEVRSATEALQAIHLGLHRRRSAATLRGAQSSRSHLFLRFRVKVQRPVMPAKSSSVAMQWASATSVASALEVPGIGALIGNAAASADATGAAGKPKGYDFLRAALAMPSEGATSAQPAAPASSLTCVAELLFTDFAGSERIELSGVTGDALKEAQYIHSSLSAVSEVLTALARAHPRRDRQGEAEAAARQPRKQRGGGGTPPLAAAALVQRWGAMVNCPGVTLSRSPPVFLQPRFTKLSGDRDTRQRSGHEDGLALRRRELALMDKHVAEEEGAQWWRCWRAAPPHVPFRTCKTTQLLQSALGAPCKSLVLACVQPCSVSEVVLPASLHDRKGPRTRAAAQSVFAHQAPVMLSEVHATLTFAERIHDASQDGGKAKRA; translated from the coding sequence ATGAGTAGTGCATCGTGCAGTTCACatggcagccgccgccgcagcaccagcagcacacgccaccaccgtcgacTTGAGGATACCCGGTCGCCATCGCTGGAAGGCTCACGTGCCACGATTGCAGCAACGGTGAGTCacaccagcgccagcgcaccgGATCGCGCTGCATGCTACGGCGACATCTTCGTGGTGGATGTGGCGAGTGGTGACCACTTTCATATCACGGTTGCCTTACGAGGTCCCTTCCATCCCTTGACGTCCGTGACGCACGGTGCACTGCAGCGCACCGTGCGCAACCTGCTCCTGGCCTCACCCAACACCCACACGGGGGACTCGACAGTGCAGTCGCAcccgcttctgctgctcctgcttgATGGCGTGCCACTCGATGACAGCGATGCCGTGACGCTGCCAAATGGCGCGGTCGTGGAGGTGCACCGCGGCTCTGCCGACTCGCCGCCTCGGTCTGTGGCGCTGCCATCAGAGCAGGGGATGCCACTGCCGTCAACCTCCGCGGTTAGCGCGGCGAGCGCACGCCTGTCTGCGCTGGAGGCAGTGAATAGCGACCCTACCGAAGAAGAGAAACTCTGGAGAACGCAAGCCACcccgacagcgacgacagtGCCGTCTCCGCGCGGCGCGGGAGGTGCGCCTTCCAACGTCGGTTTACGGAGCGACGTCGACAACGTGGCTGGGACCCGTGACAGCGCCTCGTCGTACGCGCTCGTGCGCACCAGTGGAACGGCAACGACCAGCAAGTCGAGGCCGCGGTGTGCGGTCACGCTGTTGTCCGCGTTTCACGCGAGCGCGCATGAGGACAAGCTCGTGTCGAGGCAGCGGATACCATCGTCGTGGCTGCCAAGCAGGCATGGCGGCGTTGGTGTGTCTGCACGGCTATCAGAGGAGGAGACCACATCGGCCAGCAGGCAGGTGTCGAGCCTGCACACCGTCAAGGACACACAGCGGCCTTGGCACCGGAGGACCACCACATACAGCCCCATCAGCGGACATCCACACGTACATGAGGGCGACGCAGCTGTGAGAGGAGAgactgcttctgctgctggtgcacgcacgccgtcctcTGCATCATCAATGTTGACGCCGCACCTCTCCGCTGCCTTTACGTCGCCTGCCTTTAGTCAAGACTCATTAGCAGCCACCGAGGAGCCCCTTACACACAGGCGGCACGCACCGCCCAGCTTGccccgcgcctccgccgccgacgacagGTCCTCGTCTACCTCACTATGTCCCCGTCGTGCAGCGCCCTCGGCTGAACCGCGACCGACGTCGTCCGCGTCGGATTTGGTGCCAGTCGCACTGCAGAATACCGCCGCGTCTGATCGAGGCTCACAGGCTGTGCCGGCGTCGGTCCTGCCTGCGCCACCCACCGACCACCCGCAACTGCAGACGTCAGCGCCGCTACCGTCATCAcccccgctgcagctgaccGCGCAGGAAATCTACGACACTCAGCGGAgctccatcgccgccgcggctgccgccgagcaGAGACGCCTCCTCACacgtctgcagcagcggtgtcgggtgctcgaggaggagaaaaaggcgctgctgacggcgcGCCTTGGTGCGCTGAGGGCGCAGGAGTCCGCAGGCCttctgcgtgcgctgcgaGAGGCCCAGGAGGAGACCGCCGCTGTGGAGGTGGatgctgtgcgtgctcgcCTCGGCGAGCATCGCGAAGACTTGCTTAGCCACtggctgcgcgtgctgcagtTCCACAAGGACACGCACTACGCCATGCCGAGCGCGCTGTTGCGTGAGCTGGAGGATGAGGGCGAGGCGCTCACCCTTCACTGCCTATCCTCCATCGCCGGCTATCACACCCAGAAGGCCCGCCTgcaagcgctgcagcggcaacgcgtgttgaaggaggcggaggtggctCGCCTGCGGTGGGAGGCCCAAGTGCGCCAGtgcacggcggaggagcagcgcggTTGTctgcgggtggtggcgcggctgAGGCCGCCAAACGAGCGCTCCTGGCTCCCTGCGTCGGTGCTCGCGTCCGCTGAGGCGGGAGAGCTCGACGGCGGCTACGGCGTCCGCGTGTTGGAGGGCTCGCCGGATCCTGCCCGCGGCACCCAACAAGTGATTGCGCCTGTCCCGTGTGTGGTAGAGGTAACCGACCCGCCGCGCGATCTGCGTCGCCGTTACGCGCTCTGGGCGGCCTACAACGCCGCCAACGCAgggtcgcagcagcgcctcttcgaggatcagctgcagccgctgctcgagCACATGTGCCGCACTGGGCAGAACGTCGCCGTCCTGGCATTCGGCgctgtcggcagcggcaaaaCATTTGCGCTGTTCGGCtcccgcgccgcgcagctgccaccgcaGTCCGTGAGGACAGCGAGCAAGggtgtgctgccgccgcaacCCCACGGAGTCGGCGGAGAGTCCGCCAGCGCTGGGGTGCTCAGTGACTTTgacctcagcagcagccgaagCCACAGCGAAGGCGACGACGTCGGCCGCATGCCGAACGGCGTCACTACCGTGGGGGCGCCGGGGCGCCGGGGTATTACCCGCTGCCTTGACCCCGCCGACGCGGCGAGGGAGGCTCAGGTGCTCGAGTTCTTGGCCGAGACTGAGGCTgcgaagcggcggcagcgcagtgcGGAGCGGCACGCACGAGAGGAATGCGGCTGGCGGGAGCGGGCCGGGATCGAGGAGGGTGatgggctgctgccgcgcgcggtggcgtggctgacggcgcacctgcgcagcgaGTCGCCGCACGGCAAGGCCAGCGGGCCAGTGGTGAAGTCCATCGTCTTCTCCATGTACGAGGTGTACAATGATCACGTGTACGACTTGCTGCCAACCCCTCCTCCGAGTGCTGCAGGCACCACTGAACCCGGCAGCAAGGCCTCGTGGGCGGCGTGGCCTCGATGGAACGCCGGGTGGCTGCCCGCCCCGCACATCAAGAACAGCAACCCGGGGAACctgacggagctgcagctggagtTGTTGCCGCCATCCACAGACAGACGTGGCGCTGTCAGAGACGGGTCAGCCACTGTCTCGCACttgccggcgcagcagccagagCAGCCCCAGTGGCGCGTCAAGGCGAGCGAGATGGAGGTGCGCTCAGCaacggaggcgctgcaggcgatCCACCTCGgtctccaccgccgccgctccgccgccacgcttCGGGGGGCGCAGTCGAGCCGCAGCCATCTCTTCCTGCGCTTCCGAGTCAAGGTGCAGCGGCCCGTCATGCCGGCGAAGTCGTCGAGCGTTGCGATGCAGTGGGCGTCAGCCACTTCTGTGGCATCCGCGTTGGAGGTACCGGGCATCGGCGCTCTGATCGGCAATGCCGCAGCGTCTGCGGACGCCACGGGTGCTGCAGGCAAGCCGAAGGGCTACGACTTCCTGCGCGCCGCACTCGCGATGCCTTCTGAAGGAGCAACCAGCGCCcagccggcagcgccagcgtcaTCGCTGACCTGTgtcgcggagctgctcttCACTGACTTTGCCGGCAGCGAGCGCATCGAGCTCAGCGGTGTCACAGGCGACgcgctgaaggaggcgcagtACATCCACTCGAGCCTGAGCGCCGTGTCGGAGGTGCTGACGGCGTTGGCGCGGGCACATCCCCGCCGTGATCGCCAGGGCGaggcagaagcggcggcgaggcagccgaggaagcagcgcggcggtggcgggacGCCACCACTAGCGGCTGCCGCGTTGGTACAGCGCTGGGGAGCGATGGTGAACTGCCCAGGCGTCACGCTGTCGCGCAGCCCGCCGGTCTTCCTCCAGCCACGCTTCACGAAACTCAGCGGTGACCGCGACAcccggcagcgcagcgggcaCGAGGACGGCCTTGCACTGCGCAGGCGCGAGCTGGCGCTCATGGACAAGCACGTAGCTGAGGAGGAAGGTgcgcagtggtggcggtgttggcgtgccgcgccgccgcacgtgccGTTCCGCACGTGCAAgacgacgcagctgctgcagtctGCGCTGGGCGCGCCGTGCAAgtcgctggtgctggcgtgcgtgcagccGTGCAGCGTGtcggaggtggtgctgccggcgaGCCTGCACGACCGCAAAGgcccacgcacgcgtgcggcggcgcagtcgGTGTTCGCTCACCAGGCGCCGGTGATGCTCTCCGAGGTGCACGCCACGCTAACCTTTGCTGAACGCATCCACGACGCATCGCAGGACGGCGGCAAGGCCAAGCGAGCGTAG
- a CDS encoding oxidoreductase-like protein translates to MQAMAAAARTYRHIVARELSTNFRAVASIVEAPFPTELHPKAILVKNKYLGINASDINFTAGIYQPDVWPPFACGFEAVGEVVDVGSGVKDLKAGAAVVTQSYGAFAEYQVVARRHAKSIPRMAREYLPLDLSATTASIALEHVLQPQPGERAVVTAAAGGTGQFAVQLLKHVYGCSVVGTCSSPSKEVFLTDTLKCDGVVNYKAEGRNTAAALLRCYPRGINIAYESVGGDLLNAVIQSLAPRGRIVSLGCVSTYQRGSIEAVCPSRKPLPLQLLAKSASLSTFFLPHFAKYGQLHFDRLCALHEQGIVQVCIDPATFKGLEGVYDAIDWMFEQKNCGKVMVEL, encoded by the coding sequence ATGCAGGCAAtggccgcagcagcgcgcacgTACCGGCATATCGTCGCCCGGGAGCTCTCCACCAACTTCCGGGCAGTCGCATCCATCGTTGAAGCACCGTTCCCAACGGAGCTGCACCCCAAGGCTATCCTCGTGAAGAACAAGTACCTTGGCATCAACGCGAGCGACATCAACTTCACGGCTGGCATCTACCAGCCCGATGTGTGGCCGCCCTTCGCTTGTGGCTTCGAGGCCGTCGGAGAGGTTGTCGACGTAGGCAGCGGCGTAAAAGACTTGAAAGcgggcgccgccgtcgtgacTCAGAGCTACGGCGCCTTTGCAGAGTACCAGGTAGTAGCGCGACGGCACGCCAAGTCTATACCACGTATGGCGAGGGAATACCTGCCGCTCGACCTGAgtgcgacgacggcgtccaTCGCGCTTGAGCACGTCCTCCAGCCGCAGCCTGGCGAGCGCGCCgtcgtgacggcggcggcaggcggcaCAGGGCAGTTTGCCGTTCAGCTGCTCAAGCACGTCTACGGCTGCTCAGTCGTCGGGACGTGCTCCTCGCCATCGAAGGAGGTCTTTCTCACCGACACGCTCAAGTGCGACGGGGTGGTGAACTACAAGGCAGAGGGCCGcaacacggcggcggcgctcctgcgcTGCTACCCACGCGGGATCAACATCGCCTACGAATCCGTTGGCGGCGACCTCCTCAATGCTGTGATCCAGAGCCTCGCACCGCGCGGCCGCATCGTCTCTCTAGGCTGCGTGTCGACCTACCAGCGCGGCTCCATCGAAGCAGTCTGCCCGAGCCGcaagccgctgccgttgcagcTGCTTGCCAAgagcgcctccctctctaccttcttcctccctcactTTGCCAAGTACGGGCAGCTGCACTTTGACCGTCTCTGTGCGCTGCACGAGCAGGGGATTGTGCAAGTCTGCATCGACCCCGCGACGTTCAAAGGCCTAGAAGGTGTGTACGACGCCATTGACTGGATGTTCGAGCAGAAGAACTGTGGCAAGGTGATGGTCGAGCTTTGA